CTGCTGGCCGGTCTGCTTCTGGCGCGCGGATTGACGCTGCGGGATCGGTGGAGCGCGGCCGCGTTCATCGCCTGTCAACGCATCCGGCGATTCAGGACCGATCCGCATCGGACCGTCGATGAGCTGCTATCCGCGCACGGGCAAACGGAACGGATCTGCCGTCACCTCTGGCAACCACTGTGCGTGGCAGCGCTCAATACGCCGTCGCATCTCGCCGACGCACAGACCTTTCTCACCGTGATTCGCGACGGCCTTGCCGGCCACGCGCATTCGGCCGACCTGGTCTTTCCTGCCGTCGACCTGTCGGCCATGTTCCCCGAGCCCGCCGCGCGATTCGTCATCGACCGCGGCGGTGACATCCGTCTCAACGAAGCCGTCACCCGCCTCGTTCCTGATGGGGGCCGGCTCCTGCTCACCACCCCGCGAGCGGAACAGACGTTCTCTCACGTCGTCTGGGCAACGGACCCCGCCAGAGCCATCCACAGCCTCGATGGGGTTCCGGAAATGCGGCAAGCCTGCGACATCATCAGGCGCATGGCGCACGAGCCCATCACGACGGTCTATCTGCATTACGCGGGCGCGGCCCCGGCCCTCCCTTTTTCCATGGTGGGTGACGAAGAAGGACCGGCGCAGTGGATATTCGACCGTGGTGCCCTGTGCGCGCAGGCCGGCTGGATCGGCGCGGTGATCAGTGCCGCCGACGACTGGCGCGGCGTCGAACGCAGCGCCCTTTCGGGCCTGGTCCATCGACAGCTGGAACGCCTCGCCGGGACGCTTCCCTCTCCGGACTCGTCGATGGTCATCACGGAAAAGAGAGCGACGTTCCGTTGCGTTCCAGCCCTGGAACGCCCCGCCCAGGCCACACCGGTACCCGGGCTCCATCTCGCCGGCGACTACACACGCAGCGAATATCCCGCCACGCTGGAAGCCGCCGTGCGCAGCGGCCGGAGCTGCGCGCGCTCTATCCTGGAGAACCTGTGACCCCCGCAAAGTACGTTCCTCCCGCCGATCTGCTCCTTGGCCGCGTCATCCTCGTGACCGGGGCCACGGGCGGCATCGGTCGAGCCGTGTCAATGGCCTGCGCGATACACGGTGCGACCGTCGTGCTGCACGGTCGAGATCAGGCGAAGCTGGACCAGCTGTACGATGCCTTGCGCAGCGGCTCCGGCACCGAACCCGCGGCACTGCCGCTGGATCTGGCTGGAGCCGGCAGCCGGCATTTCGATGCCTTGGCGGCGGATATCGATCATGCGTTCGGCCGACTGGACGGGGTCGTCCATTGCGCCTCCCATACACTGCCCCTGAAAGCGGTCGATGCCGTCTCTCCAGAAGAATGGAAGACGGTGTTCGAAATCAACGTGGCGTCGGCGTTGGGCATCACACGCGCCTGCCTTCCGCCCCTGCGGGATGCTCCCGACGCCTCCGTGATCTACACGCTGGAGTCCCATCACGCAGTCGGCGGCGCCTACCAGTCGCCCGTCTCTCTGACCGGCGCCGGCCTGGCGATGGCCGTGAGAACGCAGTCGGAGGAATGGTCGTCCACTCCCACTCTGCGCTGCAACGGCATCGTGCCGGGCCCGGTGAACTCCCCTTCCCGCCGGAAGACCCATCCCGGCGAGTCGAAGGCGGCTCTGCCTTCCGCCGATACGGTCGTTCCCCTGTATCTCTGGCTGCTCGGACGGGATGGAAGCCAGTCGCAGGGACTCATCCACGCGGCTCAGGACTGAAGGATCTTCCGGATTCCTTCCGGCACCGGAACCGGCCGGCCGGTTGCCGTCTCGATCCACACCAGGACCGCTTCCCCGTGCGCGTACACGACCGCCGGGTCGGCCGCATCGCGCATCACGTGCATCACGCCGAAACTCGAGTTGCCGACCCTGCCGGCCCGCAGTTCCACCACCACATCGGCCGGATAGACGGCCGGCTTGACGAAACGGCACGTGATCGAGCCCAGCACCGCACTCTCCGCGTCCCCCGCCCCGGCAAAGCCGGTCGCGCGGAACCAGGAAATGCGCGCCTCTTCGAAGTAGCGGAAGTACGAGACGTTGTTGAGGTGCTGCATCATGTCCATTTCCCCCAGCGCAGGCGGAGAGATTCGGCGTGTATCAGTTTCGATTCCTGCTGCATGCGTTTCCTTGCAAGTTTGAATGGGAGTCTCGAACGCGCCGGCGCCATCGTGCGAGGCATCCTGGATGCATCCCGTTGACGCACCTCGTGCACCCGCGTCGGCGGCGCCATGGCACGACTCCGGCCAGCGCAGCGGGACGTCTTGCGCATGGTTGGGTTTATCATTCGGGTGAAGACGCGACCCGGGAGAACATCTGCATGTCGATCCTCCGGTCCAGCGTCGATTCTAGGGAAGGTCGGTTCGATGTGCACGGTCGCAGCGCAGTCCTGCACCGGACGCATGACTCGAGAGACCGGGGTATCGCAAGCCTTGAGGGCATGAGAAGTCCCGGACGACGGAGTCAGACGGCCGGCGGGTCTCGCCTCGACGATTGTGGCTTGTACGCCAGGACGCGTGAGCGCGGTGGAGCGCCACGGTCTCCTCGTTGCGCAGGACACGGTGAGACAAGAAGCCGACTGCCCGGCGGGAGGGGTCCCGCAGCGCGAAGGTCAGGCTTGTCCTGACTTGCTTGAAGCTGCCGGTCGTCCGGCGGGCGTCGAGCCGACCTTTGCAAGGCGTCATCACGCCCGCTCATCATTCGGGATTGCACGGAGGAACACTCGTTGGCCGAACGCGAGTTCATGGAGTTCGACGTCGTCGTCGTGGGTGGAGGGCCCGCGGGTCTGTCCGCAGCCATCCGACTGAAGCAGCTGTGTGCCGAGAAGGGACAGGACCTTTCCGTCTGCGTGCTCGAGAAAGGCTCCGAGCTCGGCGCCCACATCCTCTCCGGTGCGGTGATGGACCCTCGCGCGCTGAACGAACTGATCCCGGACTGGAAAGACAAGGGTGCGCCACTCCACACGCCGGTCACGGAAGACCGCTTTCTCTTTCTCAAGGAGGCAGGCGCAATCCGCACTCCGGACTGGGCACTGCCCGGCTGCTTCCGCAACCACGGCAACTACATCGTCAGTCTGGGCAACGTCGTGCGCTGGCTGGGCGAGCAGGCAGAAGCGTTGGGCGTCGAGATCTATCCCGGCTTCGCGGCCGCGGAGGTGCTTCACGACGAGAACGGTGCGGTGCTGGGAGTGGCGACGGGCGACATGGGAATCGGCCGTGACGGCGAGCCGACGGACAACTATCAACCGGGGATGGAACTGCGTGGCCGCTATACGCTATTCGCGGAAGGCGCACGCGGCCACCTGGGCAAGGCACTCATCCAGAAGTTCGGCCTGGACGAGGGGCGTGACCCGCAGTCCTATGGAATCGGTCTCAAGGAACTCTGGGAAGTCGAGGCATCGCAGCATCGGCCGGGACTCGTGATTCACACGGCCGGGTGGCCGCTCTCGAACGACACCTATGGCGGGTCCTTCTTGTACCACCTGGAGAACCGGCAGATCGCCGTCGGATTCGTCGTCGGACTCGCGTACTCGAATCCGTATCTGTCTCCCTACGAGGAGTTCCAGAGGTACAAGACTCATCCCGAGATCCGCCCGTTTTTCGAAGGCGGCAAGCGCATCGCCTATGGAGCGCGAGCAATCACCGCCGGGGGCCTGCAATCGCTGCCCAAGCTGGTGTTTCCCGGAGGGGCGCTCATAGGATGCGACGCCGGATTCCTGAACGCTTCGCGCATCAAGGGCAGCCACGCGGCCATCAAGACCGGCAT
This DNA window, taken from Betaproteobacteria bacterium, encodes the following:
- a CDS encoding FAD-dependent oxidoreductase, coding for MDRLANLGRFVNSTPPVHVAVVGGGWSGMAAAADLAAHGIPVTVFEAAPVLGGRARRVDHAGVALDNGQHLLLGAYAETLSAIAQVTDLSAVSTRHPLRISVPASLDLQCPRLPAPFHLLAGLLLARGLTLRDRWSAAAFIACQRIRRFRTDPHRTVDELLSAHGQTERICRHLWQPLCVAALNTPSHLADAQTFLTVIRDGLAGHAHSADLVFPAVDLSAMFPEPAARFVIDRGGDIRLNEAVTRLVPDGGRLLLTTPRAEQTFSHVVWATDPARAIHSLDGVPEMRQACDIIRRMAHEPITTVYLHYAGAAPALPFSMVGDEEGPAQWIFDRGALCAQAGWIGAVISAADDWRGVERSALSGLVHRQLERLAGTLPSPDSSMVITEKRATFRCVPALERPAQATPVPGLHLAGDYTRSEYPATLEAAVRSGRSCARSILENL
- a CDS encoding acyl-CoA thioesterase — encoded protein: MMQHLNNVSYFRYFEEARISWFRATGFAGAGDAESAVLGSITCRFVKPAVYPADVVVELRAGRVGNSSFGVMHVMRDAADPAVVYAHGEAVLVWIETATGRPVPVPEGIRKILQS
- a CDS encoding SDR family NAD(P)-dependent oxidoreductase; translated protein: MTPAKYVPPADLLLGRVILVTGATGGIGRAVSMACAIHGATVVLHGRDQAKLDQLYDALRSGSGTEPAALPLDLAGAGSRHFDALAADIDHAFGRLDGVVHCASHTLPLKAVDAVSPEEWKTVFEINVASALGITRACLPPLRDAPDASVIYTLESHHAVGGAYQSPVSLTGAGLAMAVRTQSEEWSSTPTLRCNGIVPGPVNSPSRRKTHPGESKAALPSADTVVPLYLWLLGRDGSQSQGLIHAAQD